A single window of Triplophysa dalaica isolate WHDGS20190420 chromosome 14, ASM1584641v1, whole genome shotgun sequence DNA harbors:
- the LOC130435262 gene encoding ADP-ribosylation factor 4-like, whose protein sequence is MGLTISSLFGRLFGKKQMRILMVGLDAAGKTTILYKLKLGEIVTTIPTIGFNVETVEYKNICFTVWDVGGQDKIRPLWRHYFQNTQGLIFVVDSNDRERVAESAEELSKMLQEDELRDAVLLVFANKQDLPNAMAVSELTDKLGLQSLRSRTWYVQATCATQGTGLYEGLDWLSNELSKH, encoded by the exons ATGGGCCTCACGATCTCATCGCTTTTTGGGAGACTGTTTGGCAAGAAACAAATGAGAATACTGATGG tggGTTTGGACGCCGCAGGTAAAACCACAatactttacaaactaaaaCTGGGAGAGATCGTGACCACTATTCCTACTATAG GTTTTAATGTGGAGACTGTCGAATATAAGAACATCTGTTTCACTGTGTGGGATGTTGGTGGTCAGGACAAGATTCGTCCTCTGTGGAGACACTATTTTCAGAACACACAG GGTCTGATCTTTGTTGTGGACAGCaacgacagagagagagtggcAGAATCTGCAGAAGAGCTTTCTAAAATG TTGCAGGAAGATGAACTGAGGGATGCAGTGTTGTTGGTTTTCGCTAACAAACAGGATCTGCCTAATGCCATGGCTGTCAGTGAACTCACAGACAAACTTGGACTACAGAGTCTACGCAGCAGAACG TGGTATGTTCAAGCAACCTGCGCTACACAAGGGACCGGACTTTATGAAGGATTGGATTGGTTATCAAATGAGCTCTCCAAGCACTAG
- the LOC130435263 gene encoding ADP-ribosylation factor 4, with translation MGLTISSLFSRLFGKKQMRILMVGLDAAGKTTILYKLKLGEIVTTIPTIGFNVETVEYKNICFTVWDVGGQDKIRPLWRHYFQNTQGLIFVVDSNDRERVAESAEELSKMLQEDELRDAVLLVFSNKQDLPNAMAVSELTDKLGLQSLRSRTWYVQATCATQGTGLYEGLDWLSSELSKR, from the exons ATGGGTCTGACCATATCGTCGCTGTTTAGCAGACTGTTCGGAAAGAAACAGATGAGAATTCTCATGG TTGGGCTGGATGCTGCCGGCAAAACCACAATATTGTACAAACTGAAACTTGGAGAAATTGTGACCACCATACCCACCATAG GTTTTAATGTGGAGACTGTTGAATACAAGAACATCTGTTTCACCGTATGGGATGTTGGTGGTCAGGACAAGATCCGGCCTCTGTGGAGACACTATTTTCAGAACACACAG GGTCTGATCTTTGTGGTGGACAGCAACGACAGAGAGAGAGTAGCAGAATCTGCAGAGGAACTTTCTAAAATG ttaCAGGAAGATGAACTGAGGGATGCAGTGTTGCTGGTTTTCTCTAACAAACAGGATCTGCCTAACGCCATGGCTGTCAGTGAACTCACAGACAAACTCGGGCTACAGAGTCTACGCAGCAGAACG TGGTATGTTCAAGCAACCTGCGCTACACAGGGCACTGGACTCTATGAAGGACTGGACTGGTTATCCAGTGAGCTCTCCAAACGTTAG